A single region of the Acinetobacter sp. WCHA45 genome encodes:
- a CDS encoding RelA/SpoT family protein translates to MVTVREQLPGRLHELSEETTVEHAAEAQSGLVSWLDRVRDILDGAELKQLQKVAELTLAKELETTVHHRSNTFSTGIGMADILAHLHVDEDTLSAAVLYRSVREGLITLEDIQQQFGEQVLGLVQGTLAMGKLSELIEKNKRLEDHFNNNQREHLNGIYKMLISVTEDVRVVLIKLAERTYALRELATASKERQERVAREILTIYSPLAHRLGIAQLKWELEDLAFRYLAPERYKEIASLLNEKRLEREQYIQFVIDKLKTELGMHHIQAEITGRVKHIYSIYRKMKSKNLSFDQLYDIRAVRVLVKSVPDCYHALGIVHQLWRHIPNQFDDYVTNPKANGYRSLHTAVIAENKSLEVQIRTFEMHNEAELGVCSHFNYKEGAKNTDHSFNHRLHSLRAVLEHYQERTETTPHGEDEESNGIDQIQDFENFEKIYVFSRDGDIKELPRGSTVLDFAYHVHTEVGNKCYAARVNQRYVPLTYTLKTGEQVEILTKKDREPNRDWLVNSLGYIKTARARDKLRHWFRQQDRSKNVEVGRELLNKELARLAIHPKSIDLKDYSSHFNLKSGDDILVALVSGDISLHALMNQVNRQMHLDQDEPELVLKPALNPRASHTLSAHGILIDGLDNVELHIAQCCQPVHGESIGGYITLNRGVSIHKVACPDYLRMTTQEPERAVEADWEMQPTRGQSVQIVVEAYDRRGLLKDLTQVIFSDQINIRQVNTISEADGIANMKLLIEVKGLAQLSRLLARLEQQPGIISARRLVQGS, encoded by the coding sequence ATGGTCACAGTACGTGAGCAGTTACCTGGGCGACTCCATGAGTTGTCAGAGGAAACGACTGTAGAACATGCCGCTGAAGCGCAAAGTGGTCTGGTCTCTTGGCTAGATCGAGTGCGTGATATTTTGGATGGGGCGGAGCTAAAGCAACTTCAAAAAGTTGCAGAGCTGACCTTGGCAAAAGAATTAGAAACCACGGTTCATCATCGTAGCAATACCTTTAGTACAGGTATTGGCATGGCTGATATTTTGGCGCATTTACATGTTGATGAAGACACATTGTCAGCGGCAGTGTTGTATCGAAGTGTGCGCGAAGGTTTAATTACTTTAGAGGATATTCAACAGCAATTCGGCGAACAGGTGCTTGGTCTTGTACAAGGCACGCTTGCGATGGGTAAGCTCTCTGAATTGATTGAAAAAAATAAACGTTTAGAAGATCATTTTAATAACAATCAGCGTGAGCATTTAAACGGCATTTATAAAATGCTGATTTCAGTGACAGAAGATGTACGCGTTGTTTTGATCAAATTGGCTGAACGTACTTATGCTTTACGTGAATTAGCCACTGCAAGTAAAGAACGCCAAGAACGCGTTGCACGTGAGATTTTAACGATCTATTCACCACTTGCACATCGCTTAGGTATTGCACAACTAAAATGGGAATTAGAAGATCTCGCTTTCCGTTATTTGGCGCCTGAGCGTTATAAAGAAATTGCATCGTTGCTGAATGAAAAACGTTTAGAGCGAGAGCAATATATTCAGTTTGTGATTGATAAGCTAAAGACTGAACTGGGTATGCATCATATTCAGGCGGAAATCACTGGACGAGTGAAGCACATTTATTCGATTTATCGAAAAATGAAAAGTAAAAATCTGAGTTTTGATCAGCTTTATGATATTCGTGCAGTGCGTGTATTGGTCAAAAGTGTACCAGACTGTTATCACGCTTTAGGTATTGTGCATCAGCTGTGGCGTCATATCCCGAACCAATTTGATGACTATGTCACCAATCCAAAAGCCAATGGTTATCGCTCATTACACACGGCAGTGATTGCTGAAAATAAATCTTTAGAAGTACAAATTCGTACCTTCGAAATGCACAACGAAGCCGAACTGGGCGTTTGTTCGCATTTTAATTATAAAGAAGGTGCAAAAAATACCGATCATTCATTTAATCATCGTCTACATTCTTTACGTGCGGTATTGGAACATTATCAAGAGCGTACCGAAACCACACCCCATGGCGAGGATGAAGAGTCAAATGGTATAGATCAAATTCAAGATTTTGAAAATTTTGAAAAAATCTATGTGTTTAGTCGTGATGGTGATATTAAAGAATTGCCACGAGGTTCGACGGTTTTAGATTTTGCTTACCATGTACATACTGAGGTAGGTAATAAGTGTTATGCAGCACGTGTCAATCAACGTTATGTGCCATTAACTTATACGCTTAAAACGGGTGAACAGGTTGAGATTTTAACCAAAAAAGATCGTGAACCGAACCGTGATTGGTTGGTGAACTCTTTAGGTTATATCAAAACTGCTCGTGCGCGTGACAAGTTGCGCCATTGGTTTAGACAGCAAGATCGGAGTAAGAATGTTGAGGTAGGGCGTGAGTTACTCAATAAAGAGTTAGCACGGTTAGCAATTCACCCGAAAAGTATCGATCTTAAAGACTATTCATCTCACTTTAATCTGAAATCAGGCGATGACATTTTAGTTGCTTTAGTCAGTGGCGATATCAGTTTGCATGCTTTGATGAATCAAGTGAATCGTCAGATGCACTTGGATCAAGATGAGCCTGAACTGGTTTTAAAACCTGCCTTAAATCCACGTGCCAGCCATACGCTCTCAGCACACGGGATTTTGATTGACGGTTTGGATAATGTGGAATTGCATATTGCACAGTGTTGTCAACCTGTACATGGTGAGTCGATTGGGGGCTATATCACTTTAAATCGTGGTGTCAGTATCCATAAGGTTGCTTGTCCAGATTATTTGCGTATGACGACTCAAGAGCCTGAACGTGCTGTTGAAGCCGATTGGGAAATGCAACCGACCCGTGGTCAGAGTGTGCAAATCGTGGTTGAGGCTTATGATCGCCGTGGTCTGCTTAAAGACCTCACGCAAGTGATTTTCTCAGATCAAATCAATATTCGTCAGGTCAATACGATTTCTGAGGCAGATGGGATTGCCAATATGAAGTTGTTGATTGAAGTGAAAGGTTTGGCACAACTGTCTCGTTTATTGGCTCGTTTAGAGCAGCAACCAGGCATTATTAGTGCAAGACGTTTGGTTCAGGGTAGTTGA
- a CDS encoding CsgG/HfaB family protein, with product MKSLLCAALFCLTTIHSANAALQEVMKEATGSGPTQQQAIAEALLIAAQSVNGTSVSSRTDLAEEVNMVVSNNHWSYQGKTSPVFSVETQGTNAINRFQVLSVSGSGKNYRAKVRAYVSKFQSSVADQHLRRIAVMPFQYNYSKTQLTDGSDADDFVTEVADLVGTQLANSRQLSLVSRDYIEEMASENAFLRWDGAPAEMARLGQKVGADYILVGRINEAKTTQGRSFYGAVPAGQQAIRLNWRVIEVNTGKVAAAGTVNQQQRQSLGELIHNSQSTTSSDLLAQQISNDVLNGLSLMPISYPRQNSTQVESSEPLSDAELTPGSSEKPIRW from the coding sequence ATGAAATCCTTACTTTGTGCAGCCCTGTTCTGCTTAACAACAATTCACTCAGCCAACGCCGCCCTACAAGAAGTCATGAAAGAAGCCACAGGTAGCGGCCCAACCCAACAACAGGCTATTGCAGAAGCCTTGCTGATTGCAGCCCAGTCTGTAAATGGCACCAGTGTTAGTTCACGCACTGACTTAGCGGAAGAAGTGAACATGGTGGTCAGCAACAACCATTGGAGCTACCAAGGAAAAACCTCACCTGTGTTCAGTGTTGAAACGCAGGGCACTAATGCGATTAATCGTTTTCAGGTGTTAAGTGTTTCGGGTTCGGGCAAGAACTACCGCGCCAAAGTGCGTGCTTATGTCAGCAAGTTTCAATCAAGTGTAGCGGATCAACACTTACGCCGTATTGCGGTTATGCCATTTCAATATAACTATTCAAAAACTCAACTCACAGATGGCAGTGATGCTGATGACTTTGTGACAGAAGTTGCTGATTTGGTCGGCACTCAACTGGCAAACTCACGCCAGTTAAGTTTGGTGAGTCGTGACTATATTGAGGAAATGGCAAGTGAAAATGCCTTTCTTCGTTGGGATGGTGCACCAGCAGAAATGGCAAGACTTGGGCAAAAAGTGGGTGCTGACTATATTTTAGTTGGACGTATCAATGAAGCAAAAACGACTCAAGGACGTTCATTTTATGGCGCTGTTCCAGCTGGGCAACAAGCAATCCGTCTAAATTGGCGAGTGATTGAGGTGAATACAGGAAAAGTTGCTGCTGCAGGAACTGTAAATCAACAGCAACGCCAATCTCTAGGAGAGCTTATTCATAATTCACAATCTACAACCTCATCAGACTTACTCGCACAACAAATAAGTAATGATGTCTTAAATGGCTTGTCTTTAATGCCGATCAGTTACCCTCGACAAAACTCGACACAAGTAGAGAGTTCAGAACCACTCTCGGATGCTGAACTCACACCAGGTTCGAGTGAAAAACCGATTCGTTGGTGA
- the lpoB gene encoding penicillin-binding protein activator LpoB, with protein sequence MKFRTLALATTIGSMALFSGCASQAVSYGDAQATETLTKDFGSTDLQQIAAKMVDDMLAFPPVIEMTQARRPVLFVDRIKNKTQEHIDTESITDTIQNKLINSGKFRFVDMTSVGAMADQLAYQQQSGMVDKRTAVKTGSQIAAEYMLNGNLSSIVKNSGGKSDVYYKFTFKLQNLKTGIVEWTGEKEIRKSAKRATFGL encoded by the coding sequence ATGAAATTCCGTACTTTGGCTTTAGCAACCACAATTGGCAGCATGGCATTGTTCAGTGGCTGTGCCTCTCAGGCTGTATCTTATGGCGATGCACAGGCAACTGAAACCTTAACCAAAGATTTTGGTTCAACCGACCTTCAACAAATCGCAGCCAAGATGGTTGATGACATGCTGGCGTTTCCACCCGTGATTGAAATGACTCAGGCTCGCCGTCCAGTACTGTTTGTTGACCGTATCAAAAACAAGACCCAAGAGCATATTGATACTGAATCCATCACTGACACCATCCAGAATAAACTAATTAATTCTGGAAAATTCCGTTTCGTTGACATGACTTCTGTCGGTGCAATGGCAGACCAGTTGGCTTATCAACAGCAAAGTGGCATGGTAGACAAACGTACAGCAGTGAAAACAGGCTCTCAAATTGCCGCTGAATACATGCTGAATGGTAACTTATCCAGCATCGTCAAAAATTCAGGCGGTAAGAGTGATGTGTACTACAAGTTCACTTTCAAATTACAAAACCTGAAAACAGGTATTGTTGAATGGACAGGCGAAAAAGAAATTCGTAAATCGGCTAAACGTGCTACTTTTGGTCTATAA
- a CDS encoding DUF1425 domain-containing protein, with protein MKQRLLPIILCSFSLGLTACTAPNAMRTQTDPNTGVSNVRTMTGNPILATRIGVNRINMVSLGDIKKASLALKNGWFYEQSFEYKVVWFDANGTEINPEGATWKPITLQGREVKTVQSVAPNPSGVDVLIYMKKD; from the coding sequence ATGAAACAACGCCTTTTACCCATAATTCTGTGTAGCTTTAGCCTTGGCTTAACTGCATGTACAGCACCAAATGCGATGCGTACACAAACAGACCCAAATACTGGTGTAAGCAATGTCAGAACCATGACAGGTAATCCTATTCTCGCAACCCGTATTGGTGTCAATCGAATCAATATGGTCAGTCTTGGAGATATTAAAAAAGCATCACTCGCCTTAAAAAATGGTTGGTTCTACGAACAATCTTTTGAATACAAAGTTGTTTGGTTTGATGCCAATGGAACAGAAATCAATCCAGAAGGTGCAACTTGGAAACCAATCACATTACAAGGGCGTGAAGTAAAAACCGTTCAGTCTGTCGCACCCAATCCAAGTGGTGTTGATGTACTTATTTACATGAAGAAAGACTAA
- a CDS encoding COG3014 family protein: MSSLLLKPKLSLLFISCISLSISSLTTQAHAGLFDNYTDTAQNFRSSLTQPISAPTQELFEKKAKSNDAALYLLEKARLEQANKQYEASKQTFEKAFELLDAQNNKATISASKLGFKALSLVSNDSVAPYKIPEYEQVLAHVYQSINYLALNNTEGAAVEMRVAQRIQREIELAHSKEAEKAAAKGQNVNSAPAEYDEALAGLNTIAGKVKNTYQNAYAFYMAATLWEALGEKNDALVDYKKAYELQPNDFIKNDVKRLDNAAKKANGQYPVVIFLEQGLVPQKISSTLAIPTPNGLVNISFASYDPSTYVAPSQVDVAVNGKTVANTALLTDIGALAVKTLKEKIAANLTTQIARSTAKYAVQKELGNRLGVFGQLAGNIYNTATEKADVRAWNTLPSNAQVTRLLLPVGSHTIQLKNNYANQSINIEVKANQTTFIHGIETNQQIVADSFSIAK, from the coding sequence ATGTCATCTTTATTATTAAAACCAAAGCTTTCACTCTTATTCATCAGTTGCATAAGTTTATCGATTTCTAGTTTAACAACTCAAGCACATGCTGGTTTATTTGATAACTATACGGATACGGCTCAAAATTTTCGTTCATCATTGACTCAACCGATATCGGCACCAACGCAAGAATTATTTGAAAAAAAAGCTAAAAGTAATGATGCAGCGTTGTATCTATTAGAAAAGGCGCGTTTAGAACAAGCAAACAAACAATATGAAGCCAGTAAGCAAACTTTTGAAAAAGCATTTGAACTATTAGATGCTCAAAATAATAAAGCAACAATTAGCGCCTCTAAATTAGGTTTTAAGGCACTTTCCCTCGTGAGTAATGATAGTGTAGCACCTTATAAGATTCCTGAATATGAACAGGTATTAGCACATGTTTACCAATCGATAAACTATCTAGCTTTAAATAATACTGAGGGCGCAGCTGTTGAAATGCGTGTAGCGCAACGTATTCAACGCGAAATTGAATTAGCTCATAGCAAAGAAGCAGAAAAAGCAGCAGCTAAAGGTCAAAATGTTAATTCTGCTCCAGCTGAATACGATGAAGCTTTAGCTGGACTAAATACAATTGCGGGTAAAGTAAAAAATACCTATCAAAATGCGTATGCATTTTATATGGCGGCAACATTATGGGAAGCCTTGGGTGAAAAAAATGATGCTTTAGTTGATTATAAAAAAGCATATGAACTACAGCCAAATGATTTTATTAAAAATGATGTAAAACGACTCGATAACGCCGCAAAGAAAGCAAATGGTCAATATCCAGTTGTTATTTTTCTGGAGCAAGGATTAGTTCCTCAAAAAATTTCTTCGACCTTAGCAATTCCAACACCAAATGGGTTAGTGAATATCTCATTTGCAAGCTATGACCCTTCAACCTATGTTGCACCAAGTCAGGTTGATGTGGCTGTAAATGGGAAAACCGTTGCAAATACAGCATTACTTACTGATATTGGTGCGTTGGCTGTAAAAACACTAAAAGAAAAGATTGCCGCTAATCTCACAACTCAAATTGCACGTTCTACAGCGAAATACGCTGTACAAAAAGAACTGGGCAATCGTTTAGGCGTATTTGGACAACTTGCAGGCAATATCTATAACACTGCCACAGAAAAAGCAGATGTTCGTGCATGGAATACCCTCCCAAGCAATGCACAAGTCACTCGCCTTTTACTCCCTGTTGGTAGTCATACCATCCAACTTAAAAACAACTATGCAAATCAATCGATCAATATTGAAGTGAAAGCTAATCAGACGACCTTCATTCATGGTATCGAAACCAACCAACAAATTGTCGCTGATAGCTTCAGTATCGCTAAATAA